The following DNA comes from Camelina sativa cultivar DH55 chromosome 14, Cs, whole genome shotgun sequence.
ATATCATGTGGCGACATACGGAAGCTGAAATCCCAAACTTAGAAGTAAGCTGTGTTAATGttatcaaaaattatttatatgatataataaaatacatgatttatatttgtttataatatgATGATGCAGATTACGGAGGTTAGACCGGACGTAAGTCTTGTAGCCCGGATTGTGACCACCGTGGGAAACTATGACTACATAGTTGATTATGAGTTCAAGCCTAGTGGTTCCATCAAAATGGGGGTAAAACAGTCTCTTCTTAACTTTATCTATAATCTATAATATGTATAGTGTACCTTtcctttattaatttgaaatgaCACCAACATGAATCACGTGAATCATAATTGAACAACGATGCCAAAAAGAGCAGATTTAGAAAAAGGAACAATGACATCAAATCAAATCGTAATTGAATCATTAGGTTTGATTTTCATgattcatgttttctttttgtgggCTCATACGGTATGATAATTTTCAGTTGGTTTAGTTTAGTCTTGTTtgcatagaaaaaaatataatacgagtatgaatttataatttgatGATATCAAATTCTGTTTTATGTACATCAGTACATGTCAACTAAATATTGGTACATACTCGATTGGGCTCTGTTTCTTTCTAGatgtgaagaaaataaaacagcGATTGATACAAAGCTAAGTTCTGTTTCAGTAAGTTGGTTCAATCAATATGTTCAACCCTGATTGGCTAAttctaatttgtatatataccaACAGGTTGGCTTAACCGGTGTTCTAGAAATTAAACCGGTAGAATATATTCACACatcagaaataaaaaaaggagaGGACATACACGGGACAATTGTCGCTGACAACACCGTCGGTGTTAACCACGACCATTTCGTGATATTCCGTCTTGATCTTGACATTGATGGTTCGGACAATTCCTTTGTCCGTAACGAGCTTGTGACCAAGAGGGCTCCAGAATCTGTTAACACACCAAGGAGAAGCTATTGGACATCGAGGCCAAAGACGGCCAAGACCGAGGCAGAGGCTCGGGTGAAACTAGGGTTGAAAGCGGAAGAGCTGGTGGTGGTTAACCCTAACCGGAAAACGAAGCATGGCAATGAGGTTGGATACCGTTTACTTCATGGATCCGCTGCAGGCCCTCTTTTGGCTCAAGATGATTACCCACAGATTCGGGCTGCATTCACCAACTATAACGTGTGGATCACGCCATATAACAGGTCGGAGGTTTGGGCAGGTGGTTTGTACGCTGACAGGAGCCAAGGTGACGATACGTTAGCCGTGTGGTCTGAAAGGTAATTGACATCTTCCTATCATCAAATTTTAATACCTAACGtattatcaaatttaattttgaaattttatttaatcaacCTTTTAAGTTAACAAATATATTCTGAAGTTACCTAAAACATGagctgataaaaaaaatattgaagtttCGTGTTTACAACAATTCATAAAGTATTTaaacaatagtaaaaaaataccttagtaaattatttttttgtgccGAGATGACTTTGGAGTATTGGACaatataattatgatatatttttggctaaaatatatataatttgatgacAAAGATTATACCTATGTAAggtttttgtaatgttttgtgtttaagagaaaatgttttttttttgtcaaaagagaAAATGTATATAAGTTTTCTAGATCGGGAGAgactaaaattatgtatttGAATGAATATGACAGGAATAGGAAAATAGAGAATAAAGATCTAGTGATGTGGTACACCATCGGTTTCCACCATGTTCCTAGCCAGGAAGATTACCCAACGATGCCTACTTTATCTGGTGGCTTTGAGCTCCGACCGACCAACTTCTTCGAGCGAAACCCTGTCCTCAAGACCAAACCCGTGAAGCTCACCACCGCTCGAAAGTGCATTCCTAAAGACGATTAAAAAACAACTTAATCATATCACTGATGATGAATTTGTTCCACCTGATGATGGACTGTTTAACGATTCGAGAAATAATAACGTGGTTTCAAATATCTTGGTCGTATAAAATTATCGTGTCTTTGTTGACCAACTAATCTTCTCTAtatcaaagttttaaatttaattggtAACCGAAAAAAAAACTGGTATTACGAGAAGTTGGGTACGTTTTAACTGTAGAAGTTCGTAAAATAGAATCTCACTTTGTTGCAACCATATAGGCATGTATGTTGCACAGTACTATACGAGAATCtagtagaaaacaaaataaaattacgaAACGTATCTAACACTTTTCCCCTCacaaatttccagaattttaaCATCTATGGATTTTTTGGTCTATAGAAATtcttgattttaaaacttgaatccCTATTGTTATCTTCAATATTTGTTCATTCTTATGTTTCCATTCTCCactcaaaaaaatttctattacTACAATTGTTcttattagacaaaaaaaaaattcgttacGTAGTGTATAAAGTATTAACTACAGTAAAATATCCATTCATTATTTTGAGAATACGACATCATACggtgaaaatatataaataatcattattttaaataaaaataatcaaaagcaCCCATTATGCAACAATTTCATATGTTCACTCGCAGACCCAGATTAATATGATGTTAAATGATTTGTTGATAATCATAAATAGTTAACacaaaagtttcttcttcttttcaccCTCTTAAGTCTTAAGATTCacacacgaaaaaaaaaaagtttattaattaacacaaaagcaaagcaaagaacCCAACAACCCAACCataacaacaaagaacaaatccACTCTTTACAAACATGTATACGTCAGCAAACACAAATAGTTATTCTCTGTCATAGTGGAGTAAGTCTCAAGtaatctcctcttctctctgtGATGTAAGGACAAATCAATGGAGGTTCAAGAACAACATACCCGGAATGGGcgacccaatttttttttctttttcatgttcatctttctctttgGTCTTGCCGCGTTCGTCCTGTGCCTTTCGGCTGAGTTTCAGAAGGCTAAGGTAAATGAATTCTCAAATGACTTGTTGCTTAAGTCATCCTTTTTGTGTTCTAAGAACATGATTTCGGGTTTAAAAATTTGCTAAAAGTTTGACGTTTTTTTTAAGGGGAAAGATCTGAAATGGGACGGAGAATCATGTTATTTACCCGAAAATCATGCTTTCGGGTTTGGGATCGCTGCTTTGGTCTGTGTTTCCGTTGCTCAGATCGTCGGAAACGTTGTGGTATGTAGAGGTTTCTTGAAAACGGTCAAAACCGGAACTACACCGCTTTGTATAATTCTTCTGTTGATTTCTTGGTAAGACGATGCTTATTACATCATAGTTTATaccaacaagaaacaaatatgtTTAAATACCTAGCAGTTTAGTGATCTAGTTCTCGTAGCCGTTCGTGTCATAATCTTGATTAAATTTTGCAGTTACGTAATTGTATAACACACGAATTAATTGCAGGGTTAATTTTGCGGTTGCGGTTACGTTGATATGCGGTGGTGCAAGCATGAACAGAGAGCAGAGATACGGCAAAGGGTGGCTAAACCGTGAGTGTTACCTTGTAAAAGACGGAGTGTTCGCAGGGTCTGGCGTTTTGTGCGTTACAACGCTGGTTGCTATTCTCGGAGCGTTTGCGTCTAAAGCCAAGCCATCAGTACCGGGTGAGACTCAAGACAAACGTCACACCCAGAAtgtgtagtatttttttttttaatccctctcaaaattaattagaaagcAAAGAAACTTGATCTAATTGATAAACAAACTCAAAGATactatttcattttttgtttttattttgtgtaaccTTAGAAGTTCCAAAACTTTCTCATCAATCCCTTCCAACGGGAGATCACTTCTTGTTAAATTAGTTTATTTCCTCATAGAACAAAATAGTTTAGAGTAGTGTAATATTCCCCATGATAAATTGTTctagattaaatatttttattaaatagttagagccaaaaaagaaaaaaatataatattaaaaattatttttacttaaaggaaagaaagtaaaagataaaattttacttttataaaaagaCAAGAGGCTgtgtgagaaaaaaagaagtgatattaatatatacacattaattaaacttgtttgggtattttaaatatgtagaaattttgaaatatttaaatatatgaagacgagttattttataatcaaagacGGTCGCCATTATATGCATTTAACATTCTAATCCGTATTTTACGTTATAAATTCACACATGCTATTtgatcaataatatttttggaaatgttgttatatctaaaataataatcaaactaCAGCTACTGTAGCGTTGAGAATCAGcgtttagaaagaaaaacagcgttttatcaaattttgagGCCTGCCTAAACGTGTTTGGCGAGGATAGTGAGATCAAGGTTGATCGATGGTGATAGTGTTGCTAGTTGATGGAGATTGATCATCTAAGTAATTCTCAGAAAACTTATTAAACGTAAACACGACGTCACTCCACACCACACTCTTTGTGTTTACGAAACGACTTCGTTAGGCCAGTATTTCAAAAACCCATCTCCGTAATGTAGAAAAAATATCAACGGTTggttagttttggtttcttGGTCCAtaaacaacctagcaatgcaaCTAGATCACAACAAATCCACAAATCTTTAAAGAAACACAGATAACCAATAAGTGTCTTCATCAACGAGAGCGATGTTAATCAGAAATTTTAGGGACATCTTCACTCAAATTTAAGATTCAACCTATGAAAACTCTAACACCAACATCTAAGGAACTATTTAGATCTAGTAAAGAAACAGTTCTGTAATGTCTATGTTATgttattcacaaaaaaaaaaaatgtctatgtTATGtattttctctagattttgGTGGATGgatcatatatgtatgttttgtaTATGATATAATATGGCTCGTAAAAGCATTTGTACACCATCCTGGTAAAAACGTATGCATTATAACTCCATTTATGTCGTTGTGCTAATCCCATCAATGCACCATATTCTGTAGACGTTTCGATGTACATGagtgtttgtatatatagactCCCGGTTACTAGAAGCAGGCTCGGCCCACAGGTCCGGCCCATGAAACAAATTTAGTAAAGCCAAAGATTACGGCATGAAAATATAGGGGgcatatttagaatttttttataggCTTCTTATGCTAAAAAAATTTATCTAAgcttttttataaattttttttgatgggttttcttttagtttttaccattttttctGGGAATTAAAcctgttaataaaatattacttaaatatcttgttaagaaattttttttgtttggtaaaaaagttCCAATGGAAGACTTCcttgaagcaacaaaatcaaagagtTTTCAACTTTCTAAAAGATCAAGGTACGTACCTTGATTTGAATGCTggattttgattaaaaagttTCTAGACAAGATAAGAATGAACTAGTTTTAGTGTTTACATACATAGATTGGTGTTGGATTAGTATTAATGAACTAGATTAAGATCCGCACtagagcacgagttgaaattcattttatttctattgtaatttctatataaaatataatttatgtgattgtttttaaatgtttttttggataaaacattatgcaataaaatcatatgcaaaatatgatggcttgagaaaaagaaacctattttataagttttatattgttaatgattttagataagAATCCGTGTTATAAcactagttaaattttattttatataaaattttgtatattttatatttaaaatatgttgtattaagttatatatgtgaagttatttcaacaatgtatattctacatcatgacttgaatgtcattataagacataattttgtaaatttggtttttaaaaagcaagttattatattatgagtaatttaatacattgttatactttttgttttaatatacttggtttcttaaaattgtttcatattatagtgacatattattgacattgctataacaaatcaatttagagtgtttatagtttcttacttttatatcaagtttcaatatattaaaaatatttcaaaataaattatttaaagtttattatattatataaaattataaaattcaacaaaaaatatgaaattgaatttaaatattcaaattttgacccgttacttagtaaaatttttaattcaatagatattatttttaaaaaaatattattactaaagcttgaatatgttatagattgaacaatttctatttgtttttaaaaattcaacttatggtatatccggaaataaaactatttttaattataataaataatatgataatttctttgtttcacaaaatagactcatatataaaaatgagaggtggaGTATAATGATAATTGATATGCttaaatttaccctagagctactctctcaaattagaAGATCAATtatagtacttagggatcgaatccacaaagactctagattcacacagaagatttaataattttttattatgctaaacagaaatattctaattaaattgcaagaataaacagaaaataaaagagatgtaaaATTCAGATGGACGAAACGTTAGGCCTatggaaattctcaggaaatcatagaaaatcagatcaattaattaagcaagcatgattcaataattaagcaccgttcttgtactctaaacacaattgtaaaataaatcagttctcactgcaaatattatctaagttttaaaacccgaaaaatccaaatctctttgcaaaattcaagttaaaaaccagcaataaaatcaagtttagataagttcacaaaatctctaattcaaatctctttgcaaaaagtaattttgctaatcaaaaggttttatcaggaaaatcaattatattctcatatcaatttattttcctaagttattaattctatctgatcaatcaagaattaatatgaagaacaacctaagatgaataTCATAGAAGATAATTGAACcctaaataaacaaatctaataaatcataaaatccctgtgaaaaactctgaacctaacaagcaaactactcatacatattcaatgaagaacaaaacatcttttctgaataataagcaatagatattaagaagtaagacgggagtttaagaattcttctctcgaaggagttcagatctctcttcCAAAATATTGCCCCAAtatttcttctctcaaaaaggttgcagaaaataacttaggtctaaacaatgacccaaaaatcctatttatattcctaaacacttccagggactaatgacgcaaatatggaaaactttggggcaactttgtaaatcttcaaaacttgtgagaaaacttaTGATTCTTCTATCGaatgatgcatcgatcgacactataacttgcatcgaccgatgcatatctctgaacttgtctcccaacttcagagcttagcctcaatgcttgaatgtgcttcaaatcctcctatttatctccattatgctcccatccatgctaaatcctataaagactcaaaaggactctaaaaataccaaaagactatataaataagacttatatcatggctaaaaacacctaaaaaaccatgatatatcaataattaacaaattaatatgttaagttagatatcaaaagattttatttaatgaataatttaataaaggaaattaatatgataagttagatgatatgattctttagaatattctctttaagattttcggtataATCTATCtgtaaccaattaatttatcattaatgtataacctatttataaccaatttattaaaattatatagtttacaaaacaatattgtgtacttccgtttatAAAGGGGATGAATGTATGACTATGATTACTATTATTATacttgttttgtgattgtgggaataaaataatagaaaagtaTCAAGGTAGAAATCAAATTTGATTCAGATTGTtgtttcttgttggtttaaATTCGTAAGCCTTTTGTCACGTGAaagaagtttaaatatatacaaatatgtttCAATGTTATGTTTcatgattgatttgatttttttgtataattcatctatttttctgtttatttagaaaaaatgcCGCCATCTTAGACTCAATCTCGAGCTAAGAAAAGCAATAAACCTTCACAGTTTGAAATCGGTGTTTCATTTCGCGGTTTGGCCATGAGCTCTCATTTCATTCTCTTTGCAGGTTGAATTGTGTTGTTGTATTTTATCTTCTGTagattttctttcttctgctaCTTGTTTCTCCTGTAACTTTGTCACAAATTTGAAAATGGTATAAAATCTTTACATTGATACCATGAAAAGAAAAGCAATAAACATCTGAAGTTAATAAGAGCAAACCATGTGGAATAATAAAAAGCCAACCATCAAGAGCacttcaaagaaagaaaaaggataaaCGAGATGCGTTTATAAAGTCTCAAGCTAATTCTCTTTTAAGGTATATAAAGAGAGCTGAAAAACCTGAAAGTTCTAACATTGATATTGAAAGAGACGAAGATGAGGACGTTAATGATATTGGTCAGAATAATGTTGAGCTTGAGCGTGAGAAATCAAGTGAACGTGAAGAGACTCGTCAAGATGAAATTGGAAAGGAAAAGGAGAAAAGTGAGGAGCAAAGAGGACAAATGTCTGATAATTCTGATCCTGGGAACTAGGGAACATTGATATGAGATTGAGAGACCTGTTGGTAAAAGCTGGTCTTACACCAAGGCTATCGAGCAATTATCGATTTCCTAAAGATGCTATTGGTAGGCATTTCTCTCAATCATTCTACATAAGAGATATGGTAAATGAAGAGAAATAAGATAGACGATGGTTCATATAATCAAAAGCTTTGgataaaactttttgtttttgctacaAGTCGTTCATGCATGATAAAACTGGTGGTTACTTGGCAACCACAAGGTATGATGATTGgagaaatttttcaaaaaggCTAAAAGAACATGAAAGCTCTCATGGTCATATCATTTGTATGACACATTGGACATAGTTGGAGGTGAGATGACAAAAGAATCAAACAATTGATAAGCATGCTCAGGAAGaactaaagagagaaacaaaccaTTGGAGAGAAATATTACTGAGGATATTTGCAGTGGTGAAAACTCTAGCTCAAAGAAATTTGGCATTCCATGGGATAATGACAAGATTGGCGAGGcgaaaaatgagtattttttaGGTATGATTGAGATGATTGCTGAAACGTACAATAGCAGAAAATAATCTCCCGAAACTTACAATAGCAGAAAAATCAAATAGAATAGAGGTTTTATCTTTAGAGGTCCAACCTCTaatttaaatactaaaataaaactctaaaaatcaaatagaacccaagtatttttcttttttgttttgttgacatTTTTCAGTTTAGTAACTTTGACAAttccaaaccgaaccaaaacttTTAACATATGGAAGCGAACCAATACAAAAACCGGATCCCGGTTAAAACACCTCTAAATTTACTGTTACACGCGTGTTGGTTTTTAGCGATTGGGGACCGCCTGGCCCTGGTGTGGCTGTGGCTCTCTCTATTGAACGctaaaaagcaaacaaaaaaaaaaaaaaaaaaaaactNcatcatatcatgtttgagtttgcatccatctattgcataaaaaaaaaaaaaaaaaaaaaaaaaaaacaaactcagaCAAAACTCTTTTTTCTCGTTActaaactcttcttcttctcttcacgtTTTTCTCATCTCCAATTTCACACTCTCCTCAGATCTGAGAACTCCACCGGACCAGACTCATCAACCACCGCTCTCGGGAAAACAATCATCGGAACAATCAAATCTCATTTCGCATGGTCAAATTTCCGATTTCTCATCGGATTTAGCCCCAAATCCTATCCAATTACATCGTCTAAATAAATCATTCGTCGTCGGAGAAATCACCGGTAAAAATCTCCGGTGCGTTTGGTGTCAGTGATTTGATNAAGAGTTACGATTACCATCAGATGCCTGCACCTTTCATCCAGGTTTCGTATCTTAGCAACTGGTGATAAGTCTTTCCCTTGTTGAACTCAATTTTTGCAACTGGTGATAAGTTCTTTGGTTTgggtcaaatattttttttttagatcaaaTTGCTGAAGATAATGGCGTTGCTGGGTAGTGGTGATAAGAATGCGAGTGAAATCATGTCTATGGTGCTTGGAGATTTGTTCAGAAAGTGTGACTCATCTACCAATATAGGAAATGCGATCCTTTACGAGTGTATTCGATGTATTTCTTGTATACTTCCAAATCCCAAGCTGTTGGAAGCTGCTGCTGATGCTATCTCCAAGtttttgaaggtttttttttatcttcctgACATGTATGCAGATACTCTTGTTTACCTTATGATTGTATCTAAATTCCTGGAAAACTATTTGCAGAGTGATAGTCACAATTTGAAGTACATGGGCATTGATGGTCTTGGTCGATTGATAAAAATAAGCCCAGATATTGCTGAGCAGCACCAACTTGCTGTGATAGATTGTTTGGAGGTGAGCAGAAACAGGGGAAActtttttagttgttttatttCATGTGAGCtcattgtttgtttggttttgcttGATTGCTACTGTCCAACAGGATCCAGATGATACACTAAAGAGGAAAACATTTGAATTGTTGTACAAAATGACCAAGTCCTCTAATGTAGAAGTGATTGTTGACCGAATGATTGATTACATGATTAGTATCAATGACAATCATTACAAAACTGAGATAGCATCTCGTTGTGTTGAGTTGGCTGAACAATTTGCTCCAAGCAATCAATGGTTCATCCAGGTAGGAAGCCAATCTCCCTCGTAACTGTGGCCGAACAATATAATTACAAAATCTTGGTTTTAGTTGATAGAATTATAACTGTGGCTGTACTGCAGACCATGAATAAAGTCTTCGAGCATGCAGGAGATCTGGTAAATATTAAGGTGGCACATAATCTGATGCGTTTGATTGCTGAAGGATTTGGAGAGGACGATGATGATGCAGACAGCAAGCTCAGATTATCAGCTGTATGTTGTTCATTTCCTTTTCTGTTCGTTCTGCATTTATGTGCAAAGAAATTAGTAGTTT
Coding sequences within:
- the LOC104741774 gene encoding uncharacterized protein LOC104741774; the protein is MEVQEQHTRNGRPNFFFFFMFIFLFGLAAFVLCLSAEFQKAKGKDLKWDGESCYLPENHAFGFGIAALVCVSVAQIVGNVVVCRGFLKTVKTGTTPLCIILLLISWVNFAVAVTLICGGASMNREQRYGKGWLNRECYLVKDGVFAGSGVLCVTTLVAILGAFASKAKPSVPGETQDKRHTQNV